In the Ictalurus punctatus breed USDA103 chromosome 7, Coco_2.0, whole genome shotgun sequence genome, one interval contains:
- the slc4a2a gene encoding anion exchange protein 2a isoform X2 codes for MSDSQDTGDAVAATGLAGHFPAAAVPVSPRRHGDDINDEDDGDLNKTLGVQSFQQILSPAPRLPAEQHRTFNQEDLEAHRHLPLHIHHPLSKRLPSESRGKKSGRKRKSGRRRGSASSGGAPTIEEDEQEEEVEEDHCSPQDGEGNVTTPTSDNDTDAHAEPVQFFMCDEDSNGATVVKNNLGTPARQLVIVPESALHKSGASTEDATTTDVDGACVQPNGRTASVPSGFPLLSPDASSRLARSYDLQERRRTGDVTATELARYRCMPTDESEAQMLATVDLDGMKSHRFEDVPGVRRHLVRKCSKGQVVHISKDHREPSGRSRKQDRTPHEVFVELNELVMDKNQEMQWRETARWIKFEEDVEEETDRWGKPHVASLSFRSLLELRRTISHGVVLLDLDQRTLPGIAHQVVEQMIISDQIRAEDRANVLRALLLKHSHPSDGKEHSSFHRNISAASLTSLMPHHHSNNHVAPPEPTAADPLIAGTAESDSNHCVDIDKNEKDTSLMLGLHKSKSKHELKLLEKIPENAEATVVLVGRVDFLDQPTMAFVRLQEAVLLESVLEVAIPVRFMFVLLGPPIANMDYHQIGRSISTLMSDKQFHEAAYLADERGDLLTAINSFLDCSIVLPPSEVGGDELLHSVARFQREMLRKRHEQEVKLQAKEPKRPEDEALLPPSKPVADPLRRTGRLFGGAIRDARNRYPKYLSDFKDALNPQCMAAVIFIYFAALSPAITFGGLLGDKTEGLMGVSELIVATALQGILFSLLGAQPLLVVGFSGPLLVFEEAFYSFCTSYGMEYLTGRVWIGFWLVLIVVVTVAFEGSFLVRFVSRFTQEIFSFLISLIFIYETFVKLAKIFKDHPLTSCDSTAENNTTPELLVNSSRTRDTPGKVLNQPNTALLSLVLMSGTFFIAFYLRKFKNSAFFPGSLRRVIGDFGVPIAIFIMVLVDHSIKDTFTQKLSVPDGFNVTSPEKRGWVINPLGSDGQFPVWMMAASILPALLVFILIFMETQITTLIVSKKERMLVKGSGFHLDLLIIVAVGGISALFGLPWLAAATVRSVTHANALTVMSKAVAPGDKPRIQEVKEQRVTGFLVAVLVGLSIVIGEVLRKIPIAVLFGIFLYMGVMSLNGIQMTERMMLLLMPPKYHPDHMYVRKVRTLRMHLFTVIQVVCLAGLWAVMSTQASLAFPFVLILTVPIRRYLLPRIFTQREMQCLDADDSEPTFSVGEGQDEYTDTHVPV; via the exons ATGAGTGATTCTCAGGACACTGGAGACGCCGTCGCCGCTACTGGACTGGCTGGACATTTC CCGGCCGCAGCCGTGCCCGTTTCTCCCCGTCGGCACGGCGACGACATCAACGACGAAGACGACGGGGACCTGAACAAGACCCTGGGAGTGCAGAGCTTCCAGCAGATCCTCTCCCCGGCACCGCGGCTACCGGCCGAGCAGCACCGCACCTTCAACCAGGAGGACTTGGAGg CCCACCGCCACTTGCCGCTGCACATCCATCACCCGCTATCCAAACGGCTGCCCTCTGAGAGCCGGGGCAAAAAGAGCGGGCGCAAGAGGAAGAGCGGGAGGAGGCGGGGCTCGGCCAGCAGCGGCGGAGCTCCCACTATAGAGGAGGATGAGCAAGAGGAAGAAGTAGAGGAGGACCACTGCAGCCCACAGGATGGAGAAGGCAACGTCACCACGCCTACATCAGATAACGATACAGATGCTCACGCAGAGCCAGTGCAG TTCTTTATGTGCGATGAAGACTCCAACGGTGCTACCGTGGTCAAAAATAACCTGGGTACTCCAGCTCGCCAGCTCGTTATTGTCCCCGAGTCGGCCCTACACAAGAGCGGCGCTAGCACCGAGGACGCCACTACAACTGA CGTCGACGGCGCGTGCGTGCAGCCCAACGGTAGGACGGCGTCCGTTCCGTCGGGGTTCCCGCTCCTGTCTCCGGACGCCAGCTCGAGGTTGGCGCGCAGCTACGACCTGCAGGAGCGCCGGCGCACGGGGGACGTGACCGCCACCGAACTGGCACGCTACCGGTGCATGCCGACCGACGAGAGCGAAGCACAGATGTTGGCCACCGTCGACCTGGACGGCATGAAAA GTCACCGGTTTGAAGATGTCCCCGGCGTGCGGCGTCACCTGGTCAGGAAGTGCAGCAAGGGGCAGGTGGTTCACATCAGCAAGGACCACAGGGAGCCCAGCGGCCGCAGCCGCAAACAGGACAGAACCCCGCACGAG GTGTTCGTGGAGCTGAACGAGCTGGTGATGGATAAGAATCAGGAGATGCAGTGGAGAGAGACGGCTCGCTGGATCAAGTTCGAGGAGGACGTGGAGGAGGAAACGGACCGCTGGGGCAAACCACACGTAGCCTCGCTGTCATTCCGCAGCCTGCTCGAGCTGCGTCGGACCATCTCACACg GTGTCGTACTGCTGGACCTGGACCAGAGGACGCTGCCTGGTATCGCTCATCAAGTGGTGGAACAGATGATCATCTCCGACCAGATCCGAGCAGAAGACCGAGCCAACGTGCTCCGGGCGCTGCTTCTCAAACACAG CCACCCGAGCGACGGGAAGGAGCACAGCTCGTTCCACAGGAACATCTCAGCGGCGAGTCTCACCTCTCTGATGCCTcatcaccatagcaacaacCACGTCGCACCTCCGGAACCTACCGCTGCTGACCCGCTCATAGCAGGAACCGCCGAATCCGACTCCAACCACTGCGTCGACATCGACAAGAACGAG aAAGATACTTCTCTAATGCTGGGCTTGCACAAATCCAAATCTAAGCACGAGCTCAAGCTTCTGGAAAAGATCCCGGAAAACGCCGAGGCCACCGTCGTGCTTGTGG GCAGGGTGGACTTCCTGGACCAGCCGACCATGGCTTTTGTGCGTCTGCAGGAGGCGGTGCTGCTGGAGTCGGTGCTGGAGGTGGCGATACCAGTGCGCTTCATGTTCGTCCTCCTCGGCCCGCCCATCGCCAACATGGACTACCATCAGATCGGGCGCTCCATATCCACCCTGATGTCTGACAAA CAATTTCACGAGGCAGCATATTTGGCAGATGAGCGCGGCGACCTCCTGACAGCCATTAACAGCTTTCTGGACTGCAGCATCGTGCTTCCTCCATCAGAGGTAGGAGGCGACGAGCTGCTGCACTCCGTGGCCCGATTCCAGCGAGAGATGCTGCGCAAGAGACACGAGCAGGAAGTCAAATTACAGGCCAAGGAACCCAAGAGGCCAGAGGACGAGG CTCTTTTACCCCCGAGTAAACCCGTAGCTGACCCCCTGCGGAGGACGGGACGGCTGTTTGGTGGGGCTATACGAGACGCACGCAACCGTTACCCCAAATACCTCAGCGACTTTAAGGATGCCCTCAACCCTCAGTGCATGGCTGCTGTCATATTCATTTACTTTGCTGCCCTCTCTCCTGCCATTACCTTTGGAGGACTGTTGG GCGATAAGACCGAGGGCTTGATGGGCGTGTCGGAGTTAATCGTCGCCACTGCACTACAGGGGATTTTGTTTAGTCTGCTTGGAGCTCAGCCCCTCCTCGTGGTTGGCTTTTCCGGACCTTTGTTAGTGTTCGAAGAGGCGTTCTATTCT TTCTGTACGTCCTATGGAATGGAGTACCTGACGGGCCGGGTATGGATCGGGTTTTGGCTGGTATTGATCGTGGTGGTTACGGTGGCCTTCGAGGGAAGCTTCCTGGTGCGTTTCGTTTCCCGCTTCACGCAGGAGATCTTCTCCTttctcatctccctcatcttcATCTACGAGACCTTTGTGAAGCTTGCCAAG ATCTTCAAAGACCACCCTCTCACCTCTTGCGACAGCACAGCAGAAAATAACACTACACCGGAGTTACTAGTCAACTCCAGCAGAACCCGAGACACGCCTGGGAAAGTATTAAACCAGCCCAATACAGCCCTGCTATCCCTGGTGCTTATGTCAGGAACCTTCTTCATTGCCTTCTACCTGCGCAAGTTTAAGAACAGCGCCTTCTTCCCTGGCAGT CTCCGCAGGGTGATTGGAGATTTCGGTGTTCCCATTGCTATCTTCATCATGGTTTTGGTGGACCACAGCATAAAAGACACCTTCACACAG AAGCTGAGCGTTCCGGACGGCTTCAACGTGACCAGCCCGGAGAAACGGGGCTGGGTGATCAACCCGTTGGGCTCTGACGGTCAGTTCCCAGTCTGGATGATGGCTGCCAGCATTCTGCCTGCCCTGCTCGTGTTCATCCTCATCTTCATGGAGACACAGATCACCAC tctTATCGTGAGTAAAAAGGAGAGGATGCTGGTGAAGGGGTCCGGCTTTCATTTGGACCTGTTGATCATCGTAGCCGTGGGCGGGATCTCGGCTTTGTTTGGCCTGCCCTGGCTGGCTGCCGCGACCGTGCGCTCCGTGACCCACGCCAATGCACTTACTGTCATGAGCAAGGCCGTGGCACCCGGCGATAAACCACGCATCCAGGAGGTGAAGGAGCAGAGGGTGACTGGATTTCTGGTCGCGGTTCTCGTCG GTCTTTCTATTGTGATTGGGGAGGTGCTGAGGAAGATCCCCATCGCTGTTCTGTTTGGTATTTTTCTCTACATGGGGGTTATGTCCCTCAATGGCATCCAGATGACTGAGCGCATGATGCTGCTCCTGATGCCTCCCAAATATCACCCAGACCATATGTACGTGCGGAAG GTGCGCACTCTACGGATGCACCTTTTCACCGTTATCCAGGTGGTGTGTTTGGCCGGGCTCTGGGCCGTCATGTCCACCCAGGCCTCGTTAGCGTTTCCCTTTGTCCTCATCCTCACCGTGCCCATCAGGAGGTACCTGCTGCCGCGGATCTTCACCCAGCGCGAGatgcagtgt ctTGACGCGGACGACTCGGAGCCCACGTTCAGCGTGGGGGAGGGGCAAGACGAGTACACAGACACGCACGTGCCAGTATGA
- the slc4a2a gene encoding anion exchange protein 2a isoform X1 — MSDSQDTGDAVAATGLAGHFPAAAVPVSPRRHGDDINDEDDGDLNKTLGVQSFQQILSPAPRLPAEQHRTFNQEDLEAHRHLPLHIHHPLSKRLPSESRGKKSGRKRKSGRRRGSASSGGAPTIEEDEQEEEVEEDHCSPQDGEGNVTTPTSDNDTDAHAEPVQFFMCDEDSNGATVVKNNLGTPARQLVIVPESALHKSGASTEDATTTDSVDGACVQPNGRTASVPSGFPLLSPDASSRLARSYDLQERRRTGDVTATELARYRCMPTDESEAQMLATVDLDGMKSHRFEDVPGVRRHLVRKCSKGQVVHISKDHREPSGRSRKQDRTPHEVFVELNELVMDKNQEMQWRETARWIKFEEDVEEETDRWGKPHVASLSFRSLLELRRTISHGVVLLDLDQRTLPGIAHQVVEQMIISDQIRAEDRANVLRALLLKHSHPSDGKEHSSFHRNISAASLTSLMPHHHSNNHVAPPEPTAADPLIAGTAESDSNHCVDIDKNEKDTSLMLGLHKSKSKHELKLLEKIPENAEATVVLVGRVDFLDQPTMAFVRLQEAVLLESVLEVAIPVRFMFVLLGPPIANMDYHQIGRSISTLMSDKQFHEAAYLADERGDLLTAINSFLDCSIVLPPSEVGGDELLHSVARFQREMLRKRHEQEVKLQAKEPKRPEDEALLPPSKPVADPLRRTGRLFGGAIRDARNRYPKYLSDFKDALNPQCMAAVIFIYFAALSPAITFGGLLGDKTEGLMGVSELIVATALQGILFSLLGAQPLLVVGFSGPLLVFEEAFYSFCTSYGMEYLTGRVWIGFWLVLIVVVTVAFEGSFLVRFVSRFTQEIFSFLISLIFIYETFVKLAKIFKDHPLTSCDSTAENNTTPELLVNSSRTRDTPGKVLNQPNTALLSLVLMSGTFFIAFYLRKFKNSAFFPGSLRRVIGDFGVPIAIFIMVLVDHSIKDTFTQKLSVPDGFNVTSPEKRGWVINPLGSDGQFPVWMMAASILPALLVFILIFMETQITTLIVSKKERMLVKGSGFHLDLLIIVAVGGISALFGLPWLAAATVRSVTHANALTVMSKAVAPGDKPRIQEVKEQRVTGFLVAVLVGLSIVIGEVLRKIPIAVLFGIFLYMGVMSLNGIQMTERMMLLLMPPKYHPDHMYVRKVRTLRMHLFTVIQVVCLAGLWAVMSTQASLAFPFVLILTVPIRRYLLPRIFTQREMQCLDADDSEPTFSVGEGQDEYTDTHVPV, encoded by the exons ATGAGTGATTCTCAGGACACTGGAGACGCCGTCGCCGCTACTGGACTGGCTGGACATTTC CCGGCCGCAGCCGTGCCCGTTTCTCCCCGTCGGCACGGCGACGACATCAACGACGAAGACGACGGGGACCTGAACAAGACCCTGGGAGTGCAGAGCTTCCAGCAGATCCTCTCCCCGGCACCGCGGCTACCGGCCGAGCAGCACCGCACCTTCAACCAGGAGGACTTGGAGg CCCACCGCCACTTGCCGCTGCACATCCATCACCCGCTATCCAAACGGCTGCCCTCTGAGAGCCGGGGCAAAAAGAGCGGGCGCAAGAGGAAGAGCGGGAGGAGGCGGGGCTCGGCCAGCAGCGGCGGAGCTCCCACTATAGAGGAGGATGAGCAAGAGGAAGAAGTAGAGGAGGACCACTGCAGCCCACAGGATGGAGAAGGCAACGTCACCACGCCTACATCAGATAACGATACAGATGCTCACGCAGAGCCAGTGCAG TTCTTTATGTGCGATGAAGACTCCAACGGTGCTACCGTGGTCAAAAATAACCTGGGTACTCCAGCTCGCCAGCTCGTTATTGTCCCCGAGTCGGCCCTACACAAGAGCGGCGCTAGCACCGAGGACGCCACTACAACTGA CAGCGTCGACGGCGCGTGCGTGCAGCCCAACGGTAGGACGGCGTCCGTTCCGTCGGGGTTCCCGCTCCTGTCTCCGGACGCCAGCTCGAGGTTGGCGCGCAGCTACGACCTGCAGGAGCGCCGGCGCACGGGGGACGTGACCGCCACCGAACTGGCACGCTACCGGTGCATGCCGACCGACGAGAGCGAAGCACAGATGTTGGCCACCGTCGACCTGGACGGCATGAAAA GTCACCGGTTTGAAGATGTCCCCGGCGTGCGGCGTCACCTGGTCAGGAAGTGCAGCAAGGGGCAGGTGGTTCACATCAGCAAGGACCACAGGGAGCCCAGCGGCCGCAGCCGCAAACAGGACAGAACCCCGCACGAG GTGTTCGTGGAGCTGAACGAGCTGGTGATGGATAAGAATCAGGAGATGCAGTGGAGAGAGACGGCTCGCTGGATCAAGTTCGAGGAGGACGTGGAGGAGGAAACGGACCGCTGGGGCAAACCACACGTAGCCTCGCTGTCATTCCGCAGCCTGCTCGAGCTGCGTCGGACCATCTCACACg GTGTCGTACTGCTGGACCTGGACCAGAGGACGCTGCCTGGTATCGCTCATCAAGTGGTGGAACAGATGATCATCTCCGACCAGATCCGAGCAGAAGACCGAGCCAACGTGCTCCGGGCGCTGCTTCTCAAACACAG CCACCCGAGCGACGGGAAGGAGCACAGCTCGTTCCACAGGAACATCTCAGCGGCGAGTCTCACCTCTCTGATGCCTcatcaccatagcaacaacCACGTCGCACCTCCGGAACCTACCGCTGCTGACCCGCTCATAGCAGGAACCGCCGAATCCGACTCCAACCACTGCGTCGACATCGACAAGAACGAG aAAGATACTTCTCTAATGCTGGGCTTGCACAAATCCAAATCTAAGCACGAGCTCAAGCTTCTGGAAAAGATCCCGGAAAACGCCGAGGCCACCGTCGTGCTTGTGG GCAGGGTGGACTTCCTGGACCAGCCGACCATGGCTTTTGTGCGTCTGCAGGAGGCGGTGCTGCTGGAGTCGGTGCTGGAGGTGGCGATACCAGTGCGCTTCATGTTCGTCCTCCTCGGCCCGCCCATCGCCAACATGGACTACCATCAGATCGGGCGCTCCATATCCACCCTGATGTCTGACAAA CAATTTCACGAGGCAGCATATTTGGCAGATGAGCGCGGCGACCTCCTGACAGCCATTAACAGCTTTCTGGACTGCAGCATCGTGCTTCCTCCATCAGAGGTAGGAGGCGACGAGCTGCTGCACTCCGTGGCCCGATTCCAGCGAGAGATGCTGCGCAAGAGACACGAGCAGGAAGTCAAATTACAGGCCAAGGAACCCAAGAGGCCAGAGGACGAGG CTCTTTTACCCCCGAGTAAACCCGTAGCTGACCCCCTGCGGAGGACGGGACGGCTGTTTGGTGGGGCTATACGAGACGCACGCAACCGTTACCCCAAATACCTCAGCGACTTTAAGGATGCCCTCAACCCTCAGTGCATGGCTGCTGTCATATTCATTTACTTTGCTGCCCTCTCTCCTGCCATTACCTTTGGAGGACTGTTGG GCGATAAGACCGAGGGCTTGATGGGCGTGTCGGAGTTAATCGTCGCCACTGCACTACAGGGGATTTTGTTTAGTCTGCTTGGAGCTCAGCCCCTCCTCGTGGTTGGCTTTTCCGGACCTTTGTTAGTGTTCGAAGAGGCGTTCTATTCT TTCTGTACGTCCTATGGAATGGAGTACCTGACGGGCCGGGTATGGATCGGGTTTTGGCTGGTATTGATCGTGGTGGTTACGGTGGCCTTCGAGGGAAGCTTCCTGGTGCGTTTCGTTTCCCGCTTCACGCAGGAGATCTTCTCCTttctcatctccctcatcttcATCTACGAGACCTTTGTGAAGCTTGCCAAG ATCTTCAAAGACCACCCTCTCACCTCTTGCGACAGCACAGCAGAAAATAACACTACACCGGAGTTACTAGTCAACTCCAGCAGAACCCGAGACACGCCTGGGAAAGTATTAAACCAGCCCAATACAGCCCTGCTATCCCTGGTGCTTATGTCAGGAACCTTCTTCATTGCCTTCTACCTGCGCAAGTTTAAGAACAGCGCCTTCTTCCCTGGCAGT CTCCGCAGGGTGATTGGAGATTTCGGTGTTCCCATTGCTATCTTCATCATGGTTTTGGTGGACCACAGCATAAAAGACACCTTCACACAG AAGCTGAGCGTTCCGGACGGCTTCAACGTGACCAGCCCGGAGAAACGGGGCTGGGTGATCAACCCGTTGGGCTCTGACGGTCAGTTCCCAGTCTGGATGATGGCTGCCAGCATTCTGCCTGCCCTGCTCGTGTTCATCCTCATCTTCATGGAGACACAGATCACCAC tctTATCGTGAGTAAAAAGGAGAGGATGCTGGTGAAGGGGTCCGGCTTTCATTTGGACCTGTTGATCATCGTAGCCGTGGGCGGGATCTCGGCTTTGTTTGGCCTGCCCTGGCTGGCTGCCGCGACCGTGCGCTCCGTGACCCACGCCAATGCACTTACTGTCATGAGCAAGGCCGTGGCACCCGGCGATAAACCACGCATCCAGGAGGTGAAGGAGCAGAGGGTGACTGGATTTCTGGTCGCGGTTCTCGTCG GTCTTTCTATTGTGATTGGGGAGGTGCTGAGGAAGATCCCCATCGCTGTTCTGTTTGGTATTTTTCTCTACATGGGGGTTATGTCCCTCAATGGCATCCAGATGACTGAGCGCATGATGCTGCTCCTGATGCCTCCCAAATATCACCCAGACCATATGTACGTGCGGAAG GTGCGCACTCTACGGATGCACCTTTTCACCGTTATCCAGGTGGTGTGTTTGGCCGGGCTCTGGGCCGTCATGTCCACCCAGGCCTCGTTAGCGTTTCCCTTTGTCCTCATCCTCACCGTGCCCATCAGGAGGTACCTGCTGCCGCGGATCTTCACCCAGCGCGAGatgcagtgt ctTGACGCGGACGACTCGGAGCCCACGTTCAGCGTGGGGGAGGGGCAAGACGAGTACACAGACACGCACGTGCCAGTATGA